Proteins from one Mucilaginibacter jinjuensis genomic window:
- a CDS encoding M1 family aminopeptidase: MISKLKTYSAAALLLASATAGFAQGARPLVEPGVSLKLATYRHTALSDLQYTLNFDIPAERSQAINATENISFTLKSLVQPLQLDFKQPAEKVKSIAVNGQDIPVDWANEHIIIDTKYLNTGINKIDLKFIAGNESLNRNDDYLYALFVPDRARTVFPCFDQPDLKSHFLLTLQVPSDWKVLANGIKKDSVVNSNRTTFHFANSDKLPTYLFSFTAGKYQYAQQSVGKHTAEFLYRETDPTKIKLSVDSVFIDHKNAISFLEGWTGIAFPFQKVGFVGIPDFQFGGMEHPGEVQYKASSLFLDDGATKDQFISRSNLISHETAHMWFGDMVTMEWFNDVWMKEVFANFMADKVTEKMMGSETFNLKFLQDHYPAAYGIDRTQGANPIRQQLDNLQDAGSLYGNIIYHKAPIMMRQLELLMGADNFRLGIQEYLKKYAYTNATWNDLIAILSKHSKTDLYAWNKVWVNQPGRPVFDCEYLGANLGTENKIVRFNITQKAEFGEARTWPQIFDITLVYPDHSQNLTVNMVGAQMELKAAEGLAWPSYVLFNSNGMGYGLFPTDKNITGSLFEIASPLQRASAYITAYENMLAGRYFKPNELLQLFTKGLTVEKNEMNLRMLTGYIGSIYWEFILPADRQKMATTVEQSFWTAMQQQEAPNNKKILFRAYQDVYFSHEAQSNIYNIWQQKQPPVGVKLSEDDYTSLAFSFALRSDTVTHILKQQEDRIPNADRKKRIEFLMPALSLDVQERDAFFNSLGDRKNRAKEAWVTAALSYLNHPLRQSTSIKYLPKSLDLVEEIQRTGDVFFPQSWLGSILSSYQSKEAAQIVNDFLKAHTDYNPKLKDKILQSSDNLFRAEKLLGAAK; this comes from the coding sequence ATGATCTCTAAACTAAAAACATATTCGGCAGCTGCGTTATTGCTGGCTTCTGCCACTGCTGGCTTTGCACAAGGCGCCCGTCCGCTGGTTGAACCTGGTGTTTCTTTAAAGTTGGCTACTTACAGGCATACGGCTTTAAGCGATCTGCAATACACATTGAATTTTGATATTCCGGCCGAGAGAAGTCAGGCCATCAATGCTACCGAAAATATCAGCTTTACTTTAAAATCATTGGTTCAGCCCTTACAGCTGGATTTTAAACAACCTGCCGAAAAGGTAAAATCAATTGCAGTAAATGGACAGGACATTCCGGTTGACTGGGCTAATGAGCACATCATTATCGATACCAAATACCTGAATACAGGTATCAATAAAATAGATCTAAAATTTATTGCCGGTAACGAATCATTGAACCGAAATGATGATTACCTGTACGCTTTATTTGTGCCTGATCGTGCCCGAACCGTGTTTCCATGCTTTGATCAGCCCGATTTAAAATCTCACTTTTTGCTGACGTTACAAGTTCCGTCTGACTGGAAAGTACTGGCCAATGGTATCAAAAAAGACTCGGTAGTTAATAGTAACCGTACTACTTTCCATTTCGCTAATTCTGATAAACTGCCTACTTACCTGTTCTCATTCACCGCAGGTAAATATCAATATGCGCAGCAATCAGTAGGCAAGCATACAGCAGAGTTTCTATACCGCGAAACAGACCCAACCAAGATTAAACTCAGTGTCGATTCTGTATTTATCGACCATAAAAACGCCATCAGCTTTCTGGAAGGCTGGACAGGCATTGCCTTCCCTTTCCAAAAAGTGGGTTTTGTGGGCATCCCCGATTTTCAGTTCGGCGGAATGGAGCACCCGGGCGAGGTACAGTATAAAGCATCGAGCTTGTTTTTAGATGATGGTGCTACGAAAGACCAATTCATTAGTCGATCAAACCTTATTTCGCACGAAACAGCGCACATGTGGTTTGGCGATATGGTTACGATGGAGTGGTTTAATGATGTGTGGATGAAGGAAGTCTTCGCCAATTTTATGGCCGACAAGGTGACCGAGAAAATGATGGGCAGCGAAACTTTTAACCTTAAGTTTCTGCAAGACCATTACCCTGCTGCTTATGGTATTGACCGAACACAGGGTGCAAACCCGATCCGCCAGCAGCTGGATAATTTGCAGGATGCGGGCTCGCTTTACGGCAATATCATCTACCACAAAGCCCCCATTATGATGCGCCAGTTGGAACTGTTGATGGGTGCTGATAATTTCAGGCTCGGTATACAGGAATATTTGAAAAAATATGCCTACACCAACGCCACCTGGAATGATCTGATTGCCATACTAAGCAAACACAGCAAAACCGACCTGTATGCCTGGAACAAAGTCTGGGTTAACCAACCCGGCCGACCGGTATTTGATTGCGAATACCTTGGTGCGAACCTTGGTACGGAAAATAAGATCGTTCGCTTTAATATCACGCAGAAGGCCGAATTTGGCGAAGCACGCACCTGGCCCCAGATATTTGACATTACCCTGGTTTACCCGGATCACAGCCAAAACCTGACAGTAAATATGGTTGGTGCTCAAATGGAGCTCAAAGCTGCTGAAGGGCTTGCCTGGCCAAGTTATGTACTGTTTAACAGCAACGGCATGGGTTATGGCTTGTTCCCTACAGATAAAAATATTACGGGGTCGTTGTTTGAAATTGCCAGTCCGCTGCAACGTGCCTCGGCTTATATTACTGCTTATGAGAATATGCTGGCAGGCCGTTACTTTAAGCCCAATGAGCTGCTGCAACTATTTACCAAAGGCCTAACCGTTGAAAAGAACGAAATGAACCTGCGCATGCTTACCGGCTATATCGGCAGCATTTACTGGGAATTTATATTGCCCGCAGATCGCCAGAAAATGGCAACAACGGTAGAGCAATCTTTCTGGACGGCCATGCAGCAGCAGGAAGCGCCAAACAATAAAAAGATTTTATTCCGCGCCTACCAGGATGTTTATTTTAGCCACGAGGCGCAAAGTAATATCTACAACATCTGGCAGCAAAAGCAGCCGCCTGTTGGTGTTAAACTATCGGAAGATGATTACACCTCACTCGCCTTTTCATTTGCCCTGCGAAGCGATACCGTTACCCACATCCTAAAACAACAGGAAGACCGCATCCCTAACGCAGATCGTAAAAAACGAATTGAGTTCTTAATGCCTGCGCTATCACTGGATGTACAGGAACGCGACGCTTTCTTCAACAGTTTGGGCGACCGTAAAAATCGCGCGAAAGAAGCATGGGTAACCGCAGCGTTATCATACTTAAACCATCCCCTACGTCAAAGCACCTCCATCAAATACCTCCCCAAAAGCCTCGACCTGGTTGAGGAAATCCAACGCACAGGTGATGTATTTTTCCCGCAATCGTGGTTAGGATCGATACTGAGTAGTTACCAAAGTAAAGAGGCAGCACAGATTGTAAATGAT
- a CDS encoding NRAMP family divalent metal transporter, translated as MTEKKFNWSVLIGAAFLMASSAIGPGFLTQTALFTAQLGASFGFVILLSIILDAIAQLNIWRIIAVADKPAQDIANEVLPGLGYIISFLVFLGGMAFNIGNIAGAGLGLNVLFGVSVGQGAIMSAVIAIGIFIYKESGKAMDAFAKTMGCLKILLAFFVAYISKPPLMEAAIRSVNPTHFSFTAVLTIVGGTVGGYITFAGAHRLLDARQTGVQNLPAISKGAVSAVGLASVMRLLLFIAALGVVSAGNKLNPDNPAASVFQLAAGQIGYKLFGLIMWSAGISSVVGSAFTSVSFIKSFHPVIMKLNRQIIIAFIIISCFIFLLIGKPVKILIAVGAINGVILPLALGIMLIAAYRNKIISNYKQPLLLTILGVLVVVVMTWMSYGAIVQLLKQ; from the coding sequence ATGACTGAGAAAAAGTTTAACTGGAGCGTACTCATAGGCGCAGCGTTTCTGATGGCAAGTTCGGCCATCGGTCCGGGCTTTTTAACACAGACGGCCTTGTTTACGGCGCAGTTGGGTGCCAGTTTTGGTTTTGTAATTTTGCTTTCTATTATACTGGATGCTATTGCCCAGCTCAACATCTGGCGCATTATTGCCGTGGCCGATAAACCGGCTCAGGATATTGCCAATGAGGTTTTGCCCGGCTTGGGTTATATTATCTCATTCCTTGTATTTTTGGGTGGCATGGCCTTTAACATTGGTAATATTGCCGGTGCTGGTTTAGGCCTAAATGTATTGTTTGGTGTAAGCGTTGGCCAGGGTGCAATCATGAGCGCTGTTATTGCTATCGGCATCTTCATCTACAAAGAATCGGGCAAGGCGATGGATGCTTTTGCCAAAACCATGGGCTGCCTTAAAATTTTACTGGCCTTTTTTGTAGCCTATATCAGTAAACCGCCTTTGATGGAAGCTGCCATTCGCTCGGTTAACCCAACACATTTTAGCTTTACTGCCGTGCTTACTATTGTTGGTGGCACGGTTGGCGGTTATATCACTTTTGCGGGCGCACATCGCTTATTGGATGCCCGGCAAACCGGTGTGCAAAATTTGCCTGCTATTAGCAAAGGTGCCGTGAGCGCCGTAGGACTGGCTTCTGTAATGCGCTTGTTGTTGTTTATTGCAGCACTGGGTGTGGTAAGCGCAGGCAATAAACTCAATCCTGATAATCCGGCTGCCTCGGTATTTCAACTGGCTGCGGGGCAAATTGGATATAAACTATTCGGACTCATTATGTGGTCGGCAGGGATCTCATCGGTAGTAGGGTCGGCCTTTACATCGGTATCTTTTATCAAGAGTTTTCACCCGGTTATCATGAAGCTTAACAGGCAGATCATTATCGCTTTTATCATTATTTCCTGCTTCATTTTTCTGCTGATTGGTAAACCGGTTAAGATCTTAATTGCCGTTGGTGCTATTAACGGGGTGATCTTACCGCTCGCTCTCGGCATTATGCTGATAGCCGCTTATCGTAACAAAATTATATCCAATTATAAACAACCGCTGCTGCTTACTATACTTGGTGTACTGGTAGTTGTGGTGATGACCTGGATGAGTTATGGTGCCATTGTACAACTGCTCAAACAGTAA
- a CDS encoding LamB/YcsF family protein: protein MQSIDLNCDMGEAFGNYPMPNDDILLDHITSANIACGFHAGDPEVMQHTVAMAIKKGVAIGAHPGLPDLQGFGRREMKITANEAYQMTIYQIGALYGFVKAAGSKLRHVKPHGALYNMAAKDAALAKAIVQAVHDFDSTLILYGLAGSEMIEAAKKIGIITASEVFADRTYQDDGSLTPRSQSNALITDEAQSIAQVLQMVKHQQVQSVSNKNIPLKAETLCLHGDGSHAVEFAKLINEKLKAEGITIKAPGV, encoded by the coding sequence ATGCAAAGTATTGATTTAAACTGCGATATGGGCGAAGCCTTTGGCAATTACCCCATGCCCAATGATGATATTTTACTTGATCATATTACCTCGGCCAACATTGCCTGCGGTTTTCACGCCGGTGACCCCGAAGTGATGCAGCATACCGTAGCTATGGCTATTAAGAAAGGTGTAGCCATCGGTGCCCATCCCGGCCTGCCCGATTTGCAGGGCTTCGGTCGTCGCGAGATGAAGATCACGGCTAATGAGGCTTACCAGATGACCATTTACCAGATTGGCGCGCTCTATGGTTTTGTAAAAGCAGCCGGGAGCAAATTACGCCATGTAAAACCACACGGCGCACTATACAATATGGCCGCTAAAGATGCAGCATTAGCCAAAGCCATTGTACAAGCCGTACACGATTTTGATTCGACCCTGATACTCTACGGCCTTGCCGGAAGCGAAATGATTGAAGCCGCCAAGAAGATCGGCATCATCACCGCATCAGAAGTTTTTGCCGACCGTACTTACCAGGATGACGGCTCGCTTACCCCCCGTTCACAAAGCAACGCATTGATTACCGACGAAGCGCAGTCCATAGCCCAGGTATTGCAAATGGTAAAGCATCAGCAGGTACAATCTGTCAGCAATAAAAACATTCCGCTTAAAGCCGAAACGCTTTGTCTGCACGGCGATGGCAGCCACGCGGTGGAGTTTGCCAAACTGATTAATGAGAAATTAAAGGCTGAGGGTATTACGATTAAAGCGCCGGGTGTATAA
- a CDS encoding biotin-dependent carboxyltransferase family protein, whose protein sequence is MMRIRIIKPGILSTIQDLGRNNYLSQAVPVSGAMDTLSARIANMAIGNNDNAAVIEFTYADAEFMTETDTLIAYAGDGAILQVGDLVIPAEKPVFIPAYTSVQLVNNPAGSRTYMAIGGGFDVPEVLGSRSTFITAKLGGFEGRNLQAGDTLSSAETLTSTTANIFYRLKGETITYPAWSIAHRMFMPADTKRIRVVPAHEFSWFHGLAIVNFLSEPYTLSMNSNRMGYHLDGEPITRIIKNELLSTAVTPGTIQVTGNGSMVLLMADCQTTGGYPRIAQVAAVDLPLCGQLKPGDTIYFEDISHQNAEMLYIEREHELQQLREAIQQKYL, encoded by the coding sequence ATGATGCGTATCCGCATAATTAAACCGGGCATCCTCAGCACTATTCAGGATCTGGGCCGAAACAATTATCTCTCGCAGGCCGTACCTGTTTCCGGCGCAATGGATACATTATCGGCACGTATAGCCAATATGGCGATAGGTAATAATGACAATGCAGCTGTTATCGAATTTACTTATGCCGATGCAGAGTTTATGACCGAGACGGACACTCTCATCGCTTATGCAGGCGATGGTGCTATCCTGCAAGTCGGCGATTTGGTAATCCCTGCCGAAAAACCTGTTTTCATACCTGCTTATACTTCTGTTCAACTGGTTAATAATCCGGCTGGAAGCCGCACTTACATGGCTATTGGAGGTGGTTTTGATGTGCCTGAAGTTTTAGGCAGCCGCAGTACTTTTATTACAGCTAAGCTTGGTGGTTTTGAAGGAAGAAATTTGCAAGCCGGAGACACCTTAAGCAGTGCAGAAACCCTTACAAGCACTACGGCCAACATATTTTATCGCCTCAAGGGCGAAACCATCACCTACCCCGCCTGGAGCATTGCCCACCGTATGTTTATGCCTGCGGATACTAAACGCATCAGGGTGGTACCGGCTCACGAGTTTAGCTGGTTTCATGGGTTGGCTATCGTCAACTTTTTGTCGGAGCCCTATACTTTGAGCATGAACAGCAACCGCATGGGTTACCATTTGGATGGCGAACCCATTACGCGCATTATCAAAAACGAGTTGCTCTCTACCGCGGTTACACCGGGCACTATACAGGTTACCGGCAATGGCAGTATGGTTTTATTAATGGCCGATTGCCAGACCACCGGCGGTTACCCGCGTATTGCCCAGGTGGCAGCGGTTGATTTGCCTTTATGCGGACAATTAAAACCCGGCGACACCATTTATTTTGAAGACATCAGTCATCAAAATGCCGAAATGCTGTATATTGAACGTGAACACGAATTGCAGCAGCTCCGCGAGGCAATTCAGCAGAAATATTTGTAA